In the Aneurinibacillus soli genome, one interval contains:
- a CDS encoding methyl-accepting chemotaxis protein → MGWLRNLRVRLKMLVLNVVVGVFLAIVGISGYTHMNDLNKQTEAMYAESLQPVEWLDEARAHSRGIEALTAQLMLEKDAKRQQDMVEEIKARIDKSDQVLKQITALSLDGYEKERITKIQSILPTYRVERQKAIDLALAGKQAEAYTYFVSHALTPLNEFNSLLQELTDYKIKQADEMSKQGRQNANEANLIMISTFVIAMIVCAALCSIISGMISKPLGRMQELMERAETGDMTVRGDYEASDELGRLNHTFNNMMNGLCTVIKQVNDNAAGLANSSRQLAVNAEGANHATHEIAAAIQKVAAGSETMMGGAEESARSMEEMAIGIQRIAENSSIVSESSDVMAQQAQQGNEMIRKAGHQMQLINSSVGNLSAVITQLNTRSQEIGHIVEVITDIASQTNLLALNAAIEAARAGEHGKGFAVVADEVRKLAEQSEQSAGKITALIQEIQSDTIRSVEAMEKGTKDVEAGMDIVEHAGTTFESIVNAAKQVAEQIQEVSAATEQLSAGSEQVTASVTDMSCIAKDSAADTSRVASATQEQLAVIEQIHDSVESLSTMAKELDGAVRKFTI, encoded by the coding sequence ATGGGATGGTTGCGTAATTTACGAGTTCGGCTGAAGATGCTTGTATTGAATGTTGTAGTAGGGGTTTTCTTGGCTATTGTAGGTATTTCCGGATATACACATATGAACGATTTAAATAAGCAGACAGAGGCGATGTATGCGGAAAGTCTTCAACCTGTAGAATGGTTGGATGAAGCACGTGCTCATTCACGGGGGATTGAGGCATTGACAGCTCAGTTAATGCTCGAGAAGGATGCGAAGCGACAGCAGGATATGGTGGAAGAGATTAAGGCTCGGATTGATAAATCGGATCAAGTATTGAAACAAATTACAGCGCTTTCACTTGATGGGTATGAGAAAGAACGTATAACCAAAATCCAGAGCATTTTACCGACATATAGAGTAGAGCGACAGAAAGCGATTGATCTTGCATTAGCAGGGAAACAGGCAGAAGCGTATACATACTTTGTAAGCCATGCGCTTACGCCGTTGAATGAGTTCAATAGTCTTCTGCAAGAGCTGACAGATTACAAAATCAAGCAGGCAGATGAGATGAGTAAACAAGGCAGGCAAAATGCAAATGAAGCGAATCTCATTATGATTAGTACCTTTGTGATTGCGATGATTGTCTGTGCAGCGCTCTGTTCGATCATCTCCGGCATGATTTCTAAGCCGCTCGGGCGCATGCAGGAGTTAATGGAGCGAGCGGAGACTGGGGATATGACAGTCCGGGGAGACTATGAAGCAAGCGATGAACTGGGCCGGTTGAACCACACATTTAATAACATGATGAATGGGCTGTGTACGGTTATCAAACAGGTGAATGACAATGCAGCCGGTCTAGCGAATAGTTCGCGTCAGCTTGCTGTAAATGCGGAAGGAGCGAATCATGCTACGCATGAGATTGCAGCGGCCATTCAGAAAGTAGCAGCAGGCTCTGAGACGATGATGGGTGGAGCAGAGGAGAGTGCACGTTCGATGGAAGAGATGGCGATTGGCATTCAGCGGATCGCCGAGAATTCCTCGATTGTTTCCGAATCATCAGATGTAATGGCGCAGCAGGCGCAGCAGGGCAATGAGATGATTCGTAAAGCGGGGCATCAGATGCAGCTAATCAACAGCTCGGTTGGCAATTTGTCTGCTGTAATCACGCAGTTGAATACACGTTCGCAGGAAATCGGACATATCGTAGAAGTCATTACCGACATTGCTTCTCAGACGAATCTGCTAGCGCTTAATGCAGCGATTGAAGCGGCGCGCGCTGGTGAACATGGCAAAGGCTTCGCCGTTGTAGCAGATGAAGTACGCAAGCTTGCCGAGCAATCCGAACAGTCAGCTGGAAAAATTACGGCACTTATTCAGGAGATCCAGAGTGATACGATTCGTTCGGTAGAAGCCATGGAGAAGGGAACGAAGGATGTAGAAGCAGGGATGGACATTGTTGAGCATGCCGGTACAACGTTTGAAAGTATTGTGAACGCAGCCAAGCAAGTCGCTGAACAGATTCAGGAAGTGTCAGCCGCAACGGAACAACTGTCTGCCGGTTCGGAGCAGGTAACGGCATCTGTAACAGATATGAGCTGTATTGCGAAAGATTCGGCAGCGGATACAAGCCGGGTCGCATCAGCCACGCAAGAGCAGCTTGCAGTTATTGAACAAATCCATGATTCTGTAGAATCGCTCAGTACGATGGCAAAAGAACTGGATGGAGCGGTACGCAAGTTTACAATCTAG
- a CDS encoding L,D-transpeptidase family protein encodes MEQAEQMLVVTVQKAQQRAASVTAYAKKAGEWIPIFGPLPAVIGKNGVTMNKMEGDRKTPMGLYPIRYAFGTAVKPHGVHLPYRMVTRQDYWIDDPASPDYNRWVTCYSQPKKYWNSFEKLSVSAYKYALIIGYNDDPPIAGAGSAIFLHVWRGPASYTAGCVALAEADVLRILRWLHPENKPVIWIGTIQGAPDSI; translated from the coding sequence ATGGAACAAGCGGAACAGATGCTTGTGGTCACTGTACAGAAGGCGCAGCAGCGAGCGGCTTCTGTAACCGCTTATGCAAAAAAAGCAGGTGAATGGATACCGATATTCGGTCCACTTCCTGCTGTTATTGGGAAGAATGGAGTTACGATGAATAAGATGGAGGGGGATCGTAAAACGCCGATGGGGCTGTATCCGATTCGGTACGCCTTCGGAACAGCGGTCAAGCCGCACGGTGTCCACCTGCCGTATCGTATGGTGACCCGGCAGGATTACTGGATAGATGACCCTGCTTCACCTGACTATAATCGATGGGTAACATGCTATTCGCAGCCGAAAAAGTACTGGAATTCGTTTGAGAAATTGAGCGTTTCAGCATACAAATATGCGCTCATAATTGGGTACAATGATGACCCGCCGATCGCAGGAGCCGGAAGTGCAATTTTTCTCCATGTATGGCGTGGGCCTGCAAGCTATACCGCCGGGTGTGTCGCTTTGGCAGAAGCAGATGTATTGCGCATTCTTCGCTGGTTGCACCCGGAGAATAAGCCTGTGATCTGGATTGGAACCATACAGGGAGCGCCTGACTCCATATGA
- a CDS encoding YkvI family membrane protein yields the protein MRISYKAIMQIGFTYIGTVVGAGFASGQEIFRFVTCFGDKSYLIIAVAVLLFMIVGTKIMLLASRMQTTSYDAFNEYVFGRTAGAWINLTTLLILICITGVMLAGTAALFNQQINGLGVPGVAVTVLILYLVATRGMNAVMAINTIVVPVMLLFSVLIGIATLGSGRVATTFPSSAPDSDLWMLSPFLYAAFNLTLALAVLVPLGSEFEDRRTIIAGGIVGGIGLGVLLWLSDFVLAAHLPQIEGSEIPMAVIVANFGPLAQWLFSLVIFGEIFTTLAGNVFGITRQLRRLFPSSVTERTLIIGLLAICCFISQFGFSALVHHLYPLFGIVGCITLLLMFMKKKPV from the coding sequence ATGCGAATATCGTACAAAGCTATTATGCAGATCGGTTTCACGTACATCGGAACCGTGGTTGGGGCTGGTTTTGCCAGCGGTCAGGAAATTTTTCGGTTTGTTACCTGTTTTGGTGATAAAAGCTACCTGATTATTGCTGTGGCGGTACTATTATTTATGATCGTCGGAACAAAAATTATGCTCCTTGCCAGCAGAATGCAGACTACTTCCTATGATGCGTTCAATGAGTATGTATTTGGCCGAACAGCCGGAGCATGGATTAATCTGACGACCCTGCTTATTCTGATCTGTATTACTGGCGTCATGCTTGCCGGAACGGCCGCTCTGTTCAACCAGCAGATAAATGGCCTGGGGGTTCCTGGAGTTGCTGTCACCGTCCTGATCCTGTACCTTGTTGCCACTCGCGGCATGAATGCCGTTATGGCAATCAACACGATCGTTGTACCTGTGATGCTCCTGTTCAGTGTGCTAATCGGCATAGCTACACTCGGAAGTGGACGTGTAGCCACAACCTTTCCTTCTTCAGCGCCAGACAGCGACTTATGGATGTTGTCACCCTTTCTGTACGCGGCTTTCAATCTTACCCTGGCACTCGCCGTACTCGTACCGCTCGGCAGTGAATTTGAAGACCGTCGGACAATCATCGCCGGAGGAATAGTCGGAGGCATCGGACTTGGTGTGCTACTCTGGCTATCCGACTTCGTCCTCGCTGCCCATCTGCCCCAAATTGAAGGTTCCGAAATCCCGATGGCAGTCATCGTCGCGAATTTTGGTCCGCTTGCTCAGTGGCTGTTTTCCCTCGTTATTTTTGGTGAGATTTTCACAACGCTTGCCGGCAACGTATTTGGCATTACTCGGCAGCTACGGCGTTTGTTCCCCTCATCCGTTACCGAACGTACGCTTATTATCGGCCTGCTTGCCATCTGTTGCTTCATCAGTCAGTTCGGATTTTCCGCTCTTGTTCATCATCTCTATCCATTGTTCGGCATTGTAGGCTGTATTACTCTATTGCTTATGTTCATGAAAAAAAAGCCGGTATAG
- a CDS encoding ArsB/NhaD family transporter, with protein sequence MEQQAMYAIIIFLVIYALIISEKIHRTIVAMIGALLMIGAGIVSQETALHHIDFNTLGLLIGMMIIVSITAQTGLFKYIAIWAAKKAGGSPVRILVALGLITAIASAFLDNVTTVLLMVPVTFSITRQLRVTPIPYLLTQVLASNIGGTATLIGDPPNIMIGSAVKELTFMAFITNLAPVIAIILVVTIAILAFWYRDQLRTEPALQAELMQMNEKDELMDSKLLKKSLFVLALTIGGFFAHQALHLESATVALVGAFLLLLISGEAYLEPALERVEWTTIFFFIGLFVLVAGLIETGVIAALAQKAMSLTGGNLKETALLILWLSAIASAFVDNIPFVATMIPMIQEMGKMGMNHLEPLWWALSLGACLGGNGTLIGASANVIVAGMAAKEGHHISFMRFLWIGFPLMLISIIISTVYIYIRYL encoded by the coding sequence ATGGAACAGCAGGCGATGTATGCAATCATCATTTTTCTGGTGATTTACGCGCTTATTATCTCGGAAAAAATTCACCGCACGATTGTTGCGATGATAGGAGCGCTTCTGATGATCGGAGCAGGGATCGTCAGTCAGGAAACAGCGCTCCATCATATTGACTTCAATACACTCGGGCTTCTCATCGGGATGATGATTATTGTAAGTATTACTGCCCAGACGGGATTATTCAAGTACATTGCGATCTGGGCCGCAAAGAAAGCAGGCGGAAGTCCAGTTCGTATTCTTGTGGCGCTCGGGTTAATTACAGCGATTGCCTCAGCCTTTCTTGACAATGTAACAACGGTGCTTCTTATGGTGCCGGTTACGTTCAGCATCACCCGGCAACTGCGTGTGACGCCGATTCCGTATTTATTGACACAAGTTTTGGCGTCAAACATTGGCGGAACAGCTACACTTATTGGGGACCCGCCGAACATTATGATCGGCAGCGCGGTTAAAGAACTGACATTCATGGCTTTTATTACGAACCTGGCCCCGGTTATTGCAATCATTCTTGTCGTAACGATTGCTATTCTGGCCTTCTGGTATCGTGATCAGCTCCGAACTGAACCGGCTCTGCAGGCGGAGCTGATGCAGATGAATGAGAAGGATGAGCTGATGGACAGCAAGCTGCTCAAAAAGAGCCTGTTCGTGCTCGCGCTGACGATTGGTGGTTTTTTTGCCCATCAAGCTCTGCATCTCGAATCTGCTACCGTGGCACTGGTCGGGGCATTTCTGCTGCTGTTGATTAGTGGCGAGGCTTATTTAGAGCCTGCACTTGAACGAGTAGAATGGACGACGATTTTCTTCTTTATCGGGTTGTTTGTGCTGGTCGCTGGACTAATCGAGACAGGGGTAATTGCTGCACTGGCACAGAAAGCAATGTCGCTTACGGGTGGCAATCTAAAAGAAACGGCTCTGTTGATTTTATGGCTAAGTGCGATTGCATCTGCATTTGTCGATAACATTCCGTTTGTGGCCACGATGATCCCGATGATTCAAGAGATGGGCAAAATGGGGATGAATCATCTTGAACCGCTCTGGTGGGCGCTGTCTCTTGGTGCATGTCTCGGCGGTAATGGAACACTTATTGGCGCAAGTGCCAACGTTATTGTAGCGGGGATGGCTGCAAAGGAAGGGCATCATATTTCATTTATGCGGTTTTTATGGATCGGATTTCCGCTCATGTTGATTTCGATTATCATCTCGACCGTATATATTTATATCCGCTATTTATAA